In Lates calcarifer isolate ASB-BC8 linkage group LG4, TLL_Latcal_v3, whole genome shotgun sequence, a genomic segment contains:
- the LOC108884328 gene encoding junctional cadherin 5-associated protein, which produces MYSVEDLLISHGYKLPKSGPPSATPYDKRPADCQRELVDNRAGRGTLNGYEADRGASITAIYGSRQALVKGYPATDNESGERNQRRKEAGIGILGDAQPLGDSLATDSGFYDVPSLTYSEPLSHDERDVSYWRRRGQDFSILLDYADGRELRASAGAWRPQALIAAEEHRAERRAQQLWEDISWLRDPDAGPGQLRVTGERKCQSLGTEEWRPAVGLGRQLSDGDGDRWAQDQYRLRTPEGFFHPRTKAKSQSLPRVLSPGGIDSRELIPSRPSLPDRQQRISSTVFSGPYSRYIYSGAVGRERWGRNVGPSSHVALLPKPRFSRPLKPPSYEIHQQTRGSAEMLAIDQGAKQKDRSIYYPRGGELRQDYFAQHSAITGMEPPGYIPPPSYKRAPPPRAVSINRNEMANLRWRAEALQMHSSDPGRWFSRQSSSSWLEHYGDRGASYRKQVHSAHEEQPVHARQLPPEDPRVKQISGGPGGNSLTDLDKIRTINKEVSSAKILGQSTHDSAFPTQQGPALNTDGRKTALNDNDSSNRWCNRGIKKSDSVGPEQNRSQFFPSSILGKPPPPPCKPADQGVSETVTEVKKVEQPDPPEKDKSKNLKKRLSETIFCLVSVPVTPQLSGTIRDQNNNNEKSPDPADSPSDNKTGHLTNQSLQSTSSAEAELQALTGSIASSKTSSRASSKMFKKVPCRPPKINHYKELKLSGSWPSNQYRDQETQTSPEARKPAPENKEAQQDPVPPDTEVPPDNSGVVGTAFSFPIKGVKSLKLSSNSAFSLTSTFSNQLNKSTAQQPAVPSSGNVEETQPAANSGQEAFEQFLLKPAIQRPWDAVKELETIKKEVQDQQQQQSSKQPSVDKCIEDLNEAYKDILELGTASNKVPNGSVQIPERIKIRLTSEPLNKPSSLRRSAVSWSVDPEYREVKSAFSRPATKSVTFSKQLREELPVPPRETGFREYRVVAHLSRRRSNDGRTVKLDLPDEPIETPLCDFSPTTHTTAAEVPWADRQPMQDASTLTSPPDYEDICQALRQSRDPTDVNKASTGNSKPNDAEPLQDLSVESEEECPICKRELENQMRQGPLPPLHEENSSDSSANQNGSPPQCTALESPAEDTKTEEPNDSSLNQSGSDLCADTREQHSLTQENVGGGEKTDNAQAENLDNLCAVTPAESIPANGATEESASTILANDVPGDPQVTEEQRVSGTVTKEGEKEAIKGETPEGSADKQSTEVKSECERQDNTMPDDKQEQEKKPFAVPEHRLGLRTHLGRDHPGLPEFPPDRLPLSVPPNLDRRLSLSLEGERRSRGPSHRIEALQNKLAISPGRVAVERLARMREVDVMYRMRRLSIRSTDSGEGEAEAEGEGVGEGKDEQAEETHPAPQRHKENDQEVTHSQQVSEETVLQKEEESSLSEPHDPSRVETL; this is translated from the exons ATGTACAGTGTGGAAGACCTTCTCATTTCGCACGGATATAAATTGCCCAAGAGCGGCCCTCCGTCTGCCACGCCTTATGACAAGCGCCCTGCTGATTGCCAGCGTGAACTTGTGGACAACAGGGCTGGCCGGGGGACACTGAACGGGTATGAGGCGGACCGGGGGGCATCTATCACAGCCATCTACGGCAGCAGGCAGGCGCTGGTGAAGGGCTACCCCGCCACAGACAACGAGAGCGGGGAAAGGAACCAAAGGAGAAAAGAAGCCGGCATCGGTATCCTAGGTGACGCTCAGCCCTTGGGTGATTCTCTCGCCACAGATAGTGg gTTCTACGATGTTCCTAGTTTGACTTATTCAGAGCCACTGAGCCATGATGAAAGGGATGTTTCCTACTGGCGGAGGCGAGGCCAGGACTTCAGCATCCTCCTGGACTATGCTGATGGCAGGGAGCTGAGGGCCTCTGCTGGTGCATGGAGGCCACAAGCCCTGATCGCAGCAGAGGAACACAGGGCAGAAAGGCGAGCGCAGCAGCTATGGGAGGACATTTCCTGGTTAAGGGACCCAGATGCAGGCCCTGGTCAGCTAAGGGTGACTGGGGAGAGGAAATGCCAGAGCCTTGGTACAGAGGAGTGGAGGCCTGCTGTGGGCCTGGGGAGGCAGCTGTCCGATGGGGATGGGGACAGATGGGCTCAGGACCAGTACCGCCTGAGGACACCTGAAGGTTTTTTTCACCCGAGAACTAAAGCAAAGTCTCAGTCTCTCCCCCGAGTTTTGTCACCTGGTGGAATTGACAGCAGAGAGCTCATTCCATCCAGGCCTAGCCTACCTGATAGACAACAGAGGATAAGCAGCACTGTTTTCTCTGGGCCCTATAGTAGATATATCTATAGTGGTGCTGTTGGCAGGGAGCGTTGGGGTAGGAATGTTGGGCCAAGCAGCCATGTTGCACTTTTACCAAAGCCCAGGTTCAGCAGGCCTTTAAAGCCTCCGTCATATGAGATTCACCAGCAGACTAGGGGTAGCGCAGAAATGCTTGCTATAGACCAGGGTGCCAAACAAAAAGACAGGTCTATCTATTATCCAAGGGGTGGGGAGCTGAGACAGGACTATTTCGCACAACACTCTGCCATCACAGGAATGGAACCCCCTGGCTACATCCCACCCCCATCTTATAAAAGAGCCCCACCCCCAAGAGCAGTTTCAATCAACCGCAATGAAATGGCAAACCTAAGATGGAGGGCGGAAGCTCTGCAGATGCACAGCTCAGATCCTGGAAGATGGTTTTCCAGACAGTCAAGTAGTTCATGGCTGGAGCACTATGGAGATCGTGGTGCGTCCTATCGAAAACAGGTGCATTCTGCACACGAAGAGCAACCAGTTCATGCCCGTCAATTACCACCTGAAGACCCAAGAGTGAAGCAAATCTCAGGAGGGCCTGGCGGAAATTCTCTCACTGACTTAGACAAGATCCGTACCATCAACAAAGAGGTTTCATCCGCTAAGATTTTAGGACAATCTACACATGATAGTGCCTTTCCTACCCAACAGGGGCCAGCTCTCAATACTGACGGCCGAAAAACAGCTCTCAATGACAACGACAGCAGTAACCGATGGTGCAACAGGGGAATTAAAAAAAGTGATAGTGTAGGTCCCGAACAAAATCGTAGTCAGTTTTTTCCTTCATCTATTCTGGGTAAACCACCACCTCCCCCATGCAAGCCGGCTGACCAGGGTGTTTCAGAAACTGTGACAGAGGTAAAAAAGGTGGAACAACCTGATCCACCAGAGAAAGACAAATCCAAGAATCTAAAAAAGAGACTTAGTGAGACAATTTTTTGTCTGGTGTCTGTCCCTGTCACTCCGCAGCTCAGTGGGACAATCCGAGATCAGAATAACAACAATGAGAAGTCACCAGACCCAGCAGACAGTCCAAGTGACAATAAAACTGGCCACTTAACAAACCAAAGTCTCCAAAGCACATCTTCAGCTGAAGCTGAGCTGCAAGCACTAACTGGTAGCATAGCGAGCAGCAAAACAAGCAGTAGAGCAAGcagcaaaatgtttaaaaaagtaCCCTGTAGGCCCCCTAAGATAAACCATTACAAGGAGCTGAAACTGTCGGGATCCTGGCCTTCAAACCAGTATCGAGACCAGGAGACACAAACTAGCCCAGAGGCTCGAAAACCTGCCCCTGAAAACAAGGAAGCACAACAAGATCCTGTCCCTCCTGACACTGAAGTCCCTCCTGACAACAGCGGTGTAGTGGGCACTGCCTTCAGTTTTCCTATAAAGGGAGTAAAGAGCCTGAAACTGTCCAGCAACAGCGCCTTCTCCCTAACATCCACCTTCTCCAACCAGCTGAACAAGAGCACAGCTCAGCAGCCAGCAGTACCATCCTCAGGAAATGTGGAGGAGACCCAACCAGCAGCAAACAGTGGTCAGGAGGCATTTGAACAGTTCCTTCTGAAACCGGCCATCCAGCGACCATGGGATGCTGTCAAGGAGCTGGAAACCATCAAAAAGGAAGTCCAggatcaacagcagcagcagagcagcaaacAGCCCAGTGTTGATAAGTGCATAGAGGACCTCAATGAGGCCTACAAAGACATCTTGGAGCTAGGCACTGCCAGCAATAAAGTCCCAAATGGTTCTGTACAAATCCCAGAGCGTATCAAAATCCGACTGACATCAGAACCTCTCAACAAGCCCAGCAGCCTTAGGCGCAGTGCAGTAAGCTGGTCTGTTGACCCAGAATACAGGGAAGTCAAGAGCGCCTTCTCCAGGCCTGCAACAAAGTCGGTAACCTTCAGCAAGCAGCTTAGGGAGGAACTCCCTGTCCCACCTCGGGAGACAGGCTTCAGAGAATACAGGGTTGTTGCGCATCTTTCGCGCAGACGGAGCAATGATGGCAGGACAGTAAAACTAGACCTGCCAGATGAGCCCATTGAGACACCACTTTGTGACTTCAGTCCAACAACGCACACCACTGCAGCTGAGGTGCCGTGGGCAGATAGACAGCCCATGCAGGATGCCTCTACACTCACTAGTCCTCCAGATTATGAGGACATATGCCAGGCTTTGCGTCAATCTAGAGACCCGACGGATGTCAATAAAGCATCCACAGGCAATTCCAAACCTAATGACGCAGAGCCTCTTCAAGATCTCAGTGTTGAATCAGAGGAGGAGTGCCCTATTTGTAAACGAGAGCTTGAGAATCAGATGAGACAGGGCCCATTGCCTCCACTTCATGAGGAGAACAGCTCAGACAGTTCAGCCAATCAAAATGGCAGTCCACCACAATGCACTGCCTTAGAAAGTCCAGCAGAAGACACAAAAACTGAGGAGCCAAATGATTCAAGTTTGAATCAGTCAGGGTCTGACCTATGTGCTGACACAAGGGAGCAGCATTCATTGACACAGGAAAATGTGGGAGGGggtgaaaaaacagacaatgcTCAGGCAGAAAATTTGGACAATTTGTGTGCAGTTACTCCTGCTGAGAGCATACCAGCGAATGGAGCTACAGAGGAGAGTGCATCCACAATATTAGCAAATGATGTGCCTGGAGACCCCCAGgtcacagaggaacagagagttAGTGGAACAGTAActaaggagggagagaaggaagcCATTAAAGGAGAAACACCTGAAGGCAGTGCAGACAAACAGTCTACTGAAGTGaaaagtgagtgtgagagaCAAGACAATACAATGCCTGATGACAAACAGGAGCAAGAGAAGAAGCCATTTGCTGTCCCAGAGCATAGACTTGGTCTACGGACTCATCTGGGGCGAGACCACCCAGGGTTACCAGAGTTTCCGCCAGATAGACTGCCACTTTCAGTTCCCCCAAACCTAGACCGCAGGCTGTCTCTTAGCttggagggggagaggaggagcagggggcCATCTCACCGAATTGAAGCGTTGCAGAACAAGCTGGCTATTTCTCCAGGTAGGGTGGCAGTTGAGCGACTGGCCCGGATGAGGGAGGTGGATGTTATGTATCGTATGAGGCGCCTCAGCATCAGGAGTACAGACTCTGGAGAaggggaggcagaggcagagggggagggggtgggggagggcAAGGACGAACAAGCGGAGGAGACCCACCCCGCTCCTCAGAGACACAAGGAGAACGATCAAGAGGTCACCCATTCACAGCAGGTCTCAGAGGAGACAGTGTTACAAAAAGAGGAGGAGTCATCTCTCTCAG AACCCCATGATCCCAGCCGAGTGGAGACATTGTAG